Below is a window of Bacillus horti DNA.
AAGATCGTTAAATATAGATTGCTCCAGGGCTTTTCCATTGCAGAAACAGCAAAGCTAATGGGCAAAAGCATCTCTGCCATTAAAACAACACAGCATCGATCAATACAATTTCTACGTGGTGTTTTGAATCAGCAAAAGCCACAACAGACAAATCGAGTTTCAGCCGAGCAAGCCGTTTAACAAACAGGTTCGCCTCTCTCCACGGGAACTATTCTACGCGGTTATTCTTCAGACAGTGACTAGTACACATGATTATGATAAAATGCGTAGTATCATTGTGTTCTTAATATTGTGTTCGTCATACGGGAGGCAGAGATATGATCTATTTTCTCATCGCAGCTGTTATTGTGGTGGTTGATCAAATAAGTAAGTGGATGATTGTACAACTAATGGAACTTCGAGATTCGATCCCGATTATTGAAGGGATTTTTCATATCACTTCTCATCGAAATGTAGGAGCGGCTTTTGGTATCCTGGAAAATCAACGTTTGTTTTTTATTGCTGTAACGAGTATAGTAGCGATTGGAATTATTTATTATTTATATAAGCAGCGGCATAGTAAAGCTCTTCTAGTTTGGGCTTTAGCTATTATGTTAGGTGGAGTGATAGGAAACTTCATCGATCGACTATTAACAGGTCAGGTTGTTGATTTTTTCGATGTAAATATTGTGCTGGGGTCATTTTTTTACAACTTTCCGATCTTTAATATAGCTGATATTGCTATTTGTGTTGGGGTTGGACTGATTATCCTAGATCTTGTATTGAGTAGTATACGGGAATCTAAAGCAAAGAAGCTTGCTTGAGGGCAACTTCTTTGCTTTTTTGTCCTATAAGGTGGTACCGTCAGGAAAATGCGGATTACAACCGCTAAGACAATTTTCAAGACGATTCCCCCAATTTTAACAACGTTACGACAGTTTTAGTGGTCTTAGAGAATCTACTTTATATTTGTTGCTTCTCCCAAACTGCCGAGTGCTTTCGTACCAATCGAAGAAACATTTTAAAAGCCACAGATTGCCACTTGTTATTATGAAAGGCTAGTTGTGTATATAATGAATTTCCATTATCCCAAACAATTCCTGCCATTTTCTTTTCTTTCATTTCCATCGCGGTTGAAAAATATGGCAAGATTGAAAGGCCTAATCCACACATTACACTCTGCTTAATAGCCTCAATGCTCCAAAATTCTAAAGACGCTTTCGGCACGACATCGTGTGCTTGCAAGTACGAGTCAAAAAGCTTTCGATAACTACAGCCTTGCTGTGTTGACAAAAATGTTGAATGCGTTATAACTTCCAGCAGGCTAGACCAGAGATTGTTATGCAAGTGAGGAGGGGCAATTAAAGTCAAAGGTTCGTGTACCAATTTTTCTACATATAAATCAGGTTCAGAGAACTCCTTATCTAATAAAAAAACTAGATCATGTTCACCTGTTCGCAATAGCCTCAGTGCTTCGGCATTGGAGTAAGATGGCTTTAGAATGAGCTGTACTTGTGGATATAAATAAGTGTATTCCTTCAAGATTGGAGGTAATCGATACACGGTTAACGATTCAGGAGCTGCAATGGTTATTGTTCCAGTTGGAATATGACTATCCGTGTAAATATTTTTAGCATTTGCATATAAGTGTAACATTTCAATGGCAAAGGGCATGAATTGTTCACCAGTTTGTGTAAGAAAGATTTTTTTCCCAAGTCTGTCAAATAAGGGAGCGC
It encodes the following:
- the lspA gene encoding signal peptidase II, with product MIYFLIAAVIVVVDQISKWMIVQLMELRDSIPIIEGIFHITSHRNVGAAFGILENQRLFFIAVTSIVAIGIIYYLYKQRHSKALLVWALAIMLGGVIGNFIDRLLTGQVVDFFDVNIVLGSFFYNFPIFNIADIAICVGVGLIILDLVLSSIRESKAKKLA
- a CDS encoding LysR family transcriptional regulator, translating into MELRHLATFKAIADLGGFTKAAEHLGYAQSTVTTHVQALEGEVGAPLFDRLGKKIFLTQTGEQFMPFAIEMLHLYANAKNIYTDSHIPTGTITIAAPESLTVYRLPPILKEYTYLYPQVQLILKPSYSNAEALRLLRTGEHDLVFLLDKEFSEPDLYVEKLVHEPLTLIAPPHLHNNLWSSLLEVITHSTFLSTQQGCSYRKLFDSYLQAHDVVPKASLEFWSIEAIKQSVMCGLGLSILPYFSTAMEMKEKKMAGIVWDNGNSLYTQLAFHNNKWQSVAFKMFLRLVRKHSAVWEKQQI